A single genomic interval of Metamycoplasma salivarium harbors:
- a CDS encoding HAD hydrolase family protein yields MENNDLLIFKVTNNKKPIIFSDVDGTLYNDFNILDETKKDISFAQKNMADFNICTGNPVFERMLNVSNEVNANYLIASSGSQIYDLKQNKIIKTWPMSFENLKKILDFIKNEDVQMLFWDNENYYFTNENYYRNNEIILHHFLNIDSIQLIKMLKNIIMRK; encoded by the coding sequence ATGGAAAATAATGATTTATTAATTTTTAAAGTTACCAATAATAAAAAACCTATTATTTTTTCTGATGTAGATGGAACTTTATATAACGATTTTAATATTCTTGATGAAACTAAAAAAGATATTTCTTTTGCTCAAAAAAATATGGCAGATTTTAACATTTGCACAGGAAACCCTGTTTTTGAACGAATGCTAAATGTATCTAATGAAGTAAATGCTAATTATTTGATAGCTTCATCGGGTTCACAAATTTATGATTTAAAGCAAAATAAAATTATTAAAACTTGACCGATGTCTTTTGAAAATTTAAAAAAAATCTTAGATTTCATTAAAAATGAAGATGTTCAAATGTTATTTTGAGATAATGAAAATTATTATTTTACTAATGAAAACTATTATCGTAATAATGAGATAATTTTGCACCATTTTCTTAATATTGATTCAATTCAATTAATAAAAATGCTAAAAAATATAATAATGAGGAAATAA
- a CDS encoding methionyl-tRNA formyltransferase translates to MKQSNKIKLILAGTGHFSSQIFESLILNKNFEVIALISQPNKAYDRNNNLIKTEVAKLAEKYHIKLFQPAKIKEIYDDLSKLDFDFFMTAAFGQFIPNSILNLAKKASINVHGSLLEKYRGAAPIQHALLNNEKETGISLIYMIDKMDAGDIINVAKIKIEENDTALEIFDKLAKLAIDNLPTWLINIYNNNIFPRKQDESLATLAPKIQNEEAQLFLTDSCDKALAKIKAFNDQPGAFILINGKRLKIFRATKSKISTPLTLNFANGKLYLIEYQFEGKKKVKHEI, encoded by the coding sequence ATGAAACAATCAAACAAAATTAAATTAATATTGGCAGGCACAGGACATTTTTCAAGTCAAATATTTGAGAGTTTAATCTTAAATAAAAATTTTGAAGTCATTGCTTTAATAAGTCAACCTAACAAAGCTTATGATCGAAATAATAATTTAATAAAAACCGAAGTTGCTAAATTGGCAGAAAAATATCATATTAAATTATTCCAACCTGCAAAAATTAAAGAAATTTACGATGATTTATCAAAGCTTGATTTTGATTTTTTTATGACCGCTGCATTTGGTCAATTTATTCCTAATAGTATTTTAAATTTAGCTAAAAAAGCATCAATTAACGTCCATGGTAGTTTATTAGAAAAATATCGCGGAGCTGCACCTATCCAACACGCATTGTTAAATAATGAAAAAGAAACAGGAATTTCTTTAATTTATATGATTGACAAAATGGATGCTGGAGATATTATCAATGTTGCAAAAATTAAGATTGAAGAAAATGATACTGCATTAGAAATATTTGACAAACTTGCTAAATTAGCAATTGATAATTTGCCAACTTGACTTATTAATATTTACAATAACAATATCTTTCCAAGAAAACAAGATGAATCGCTTGCTACATTAGCACCTAAAATTCAAAATGAAGAGGCTCAATTATTTTTAACTGATTCTTGTGATAAGGCTTTAGCAAAAATTAAAGCATTTAATGACCAACCTGGTGCTTTTATACTAATTAATGGTAAAAGACTTAAAATTTTCCGTGCAACTAAAAGTAAAATTTCTACACCTCTAACCTTAAATTTTGCAAATGGAAAATTATATTTAATTGAATACCAATTTGAAGGTAAAAAGAAAGTTAAACATGAAATTTAA
- a CDS encoding ABC transporter permease, producing the protein MKSLYKNHSVYFSKNKILMSLVTILFLSSFAVAPFFLNQSLLYNYNWLTYFIVYTIVILLSLTLCHFFLISSKKNQYDQILNSLYSNSRKIFISKYLFLLTAFSLLSFLIAIVTTLFMFITFKNNPYNFLYFFAILLSSFIVFNAFFWIFSLFSSFSKNLIYKNIANVSLGILLVFPIVLVKSFLPKVNENKSFSQIMKITEISKNKINKDYYVAKNYQDLNNSSNFNFDLINTFYFIPITLFNKIMAKNYDVSKFSNARFSTYFIDNVVKNKEWNNSSDYFIYDLNTKPLVSYNNNELLKLITKEIYKKVDSQEIIAKVRNIINKLEWKRASLLPEEINLIELLSGKNNKNIQYLRRDWKYFLANNNQLQNLIINNLNLDFWNLLNEFYNVYSFNAYLNIDIKGANFYFEKIITTNNEYDLKNKINGIDKEYLKNHFIYFSNNKVFFNNYKLSRFSISLDNFKKVFKSINNQDDWAKFIDENAFSLEKINNILESIYSFSNEFNNIEKIELLPNSSITKYYKDILIPTLMSDTSLNLVYTFLVLLMKMITMPLTIFKAIKGEI; encoded by the coding sequence ATGAAAAGCTTATATAAAAATCATAGTGTTTACTTTTCCAAAAACAAAATTTTAATGTCCTTAGTAACTATTTTATTTTTAAGTTCATTTGCCGTAGCGCCATTTTTTCTTAATCAATCATTACTATATAACTATAATTGATTAACTTACTTTATTGTTTATACAATCGTTATTTTACTTTCATTAACCTTGTGTCATTTCTTTTTAATATCATCTAAGAAAAATCAATATGACCAAATCTTAAATTCACTTTATTCTAATAGTAGGAAGATTTTTATTTCAAAATACTTATTTTTACTTACTGCTTTTAGTTTATTAAGTTTTCTAATTGCTATTGTAACAACATTATTTATGTTTATTACTTTTAAAAACAATCCTTATAATTTTCTTTACTTTTTTGCAATACTTTTAAGTAGTTTTATTGTTTTTAATGCGTTCTTTTGAATATTTTCTTTATTTAGTAGTTTTTCAAAAAACTTAATTTATAAAAATATTGCTAATGTTTCTCTAGGAATATTATTAGTTTTTCCTATTGTTTTAGTTAAAAGTTTTTTACCTAAAGTAAATGAAAATAAATCTTTTTCTCAAATTATGAAAATTACTGAAATTTCAAAAAATAAAATAAATAAAGATTACTATGTTGCTAAAAATTATCAAGATTTAAATAATAGTTCTAATTTTAACTTTGATTTAATTAATACTTTTTACTTTATTCCAATTACATTATTTAACAAAATTATGGCAAAAAATTATGATGTTTCAAAGTTTAGTAATGCTAGATTTTCAACTTATTTTATAGATAATGTTGTTAAAAATAAAGAATGAAATAATAGTAGTGACTATTTTATTTACGATTTAAATACTAAACCACTTGTTTCTTATAACAATAATGAATTACTAAAACTAATTACTAAAGAAATATATAAAAAAGTTGATAGTCAAGAAATTATTGCAAAAGTAAGAAACATTATTAATAAATTAGAATGAAAAAGGGCTAGTCTTTTGCCAGAAGAAATTAATTTAATTGAGTTATTATCAGGAAAAAATAATAAGAATATTCAATATTTAAGACGCGATTGAAAATATTTTTTGGCAAATAATAATCAATTACAAAATTTGATAATTAATAATTTAAATTTAGATTTTTGAAATTTATTAAATGAATTTTATAATGTTTACTCTTTTAATGCCTATTTAAATATAGATATAAAAGGAGCAAATTTCTATTTTGAGAAAATTATTACTACTAATAATGAATATGATTTAAAAAATAAAATTAATGGTATCGATAAAGAATACTTAAAAAACCATTTTATCTATTTTTCAAACAATAAAGTTTTCTTTAATAATTATAAATTATCTAGATTTTCAATTAGTTTAGATAATTTTAAAAAAGTATTTAAATCTATAAATAATCAAGATGATTGAGCAAAATTTATTGATGAAAATGCTTTTTCGTTAGAAAAAATTAATAATATTCTTGAAAGCATTTATTCATTTAGTAATGAATTTAATAATATAGAGAAAATTGAACTTTTACCTAATTCTTCTATTACTAAATATTATAAAGACATCCTCATTCCGACTTTAATGTCAGATACAAGTCTCAATTTGGTTTACACTTTTTTAGTTTTATTAATGAAAATGATTACAATGCCTTTAACTATATTTAAAGCAATAAAAGGAGAAATATAA
- a CDS encoding F0F1 ATP synthase subunit A, producing the protein MDKFFDKKVFNSWGPLDKLTNNLVASLTFLIIITFILCILIYVAVKRQKPNKAPSTGVLLVEGLITMGDNYSSNLAENKFDKANPYFISLFCFLFFGHLISLFGFAPMGSNLSVVFAATCVTWLVTLGLGFAYKKIRQLISLINPIEMAGNFSPLISLTFRLFGNIIGGIVLITLLHHALDSLWAKMIKASSTESPAVILNPIKMLITPFFNAYLDVFVGAIQAFVFMTLTISYWSQSVEKEVKEKVKKQTKKVKKELLNQQTNYEIQNNVQPQPQI; encoded by the coding sequence ATGGATAAGTTTTTTGACAAAAAAGTCTTTAATTCATGAGGCCCATTGGATAAATTAACCAATAACTTAGTTGCTAGTTTGACTTTTTTAATTATCATTACATTTATTTTATGTATTTTAATTTACGTAGCAGTTAAAAGACAAAAACCTAACAAAGCACCATCAACTGGAGTATTACTTGTTGAAGGACTAATTACAATGGGCGATAATTACTCATCAAATTTAGCAGAAAATAAATTTGACAAAGCCAACCCTTATTTTATTTCACTTTTTTGTTTCTTGTTCTTTGGCCATTTAATTTCATTATTTGGTTTTGCTCCAATGGGAAGTAATTTATCCGTTGTTTTTGCAGCGACTTGTGTTACTTGACTTGTTACTTTAGGATTAGGTTTTGCATATAAGAAAATAAGACAACTAATTTCTTTAATTAATCCAATTGAAATGGCTGGTAATTTTTCACCTTTAATTTCTTTAACATTTAGGTTATTTGGAAATATTATTGGTGGAATTGTTTTAATCACATTATTACATCACGCACTAGATAGTTTGTGAGCTAAAATGATTAAAGCATCATCAACTGAATCACCTGCGGTTATTTTAAATCCAATAAAAATGTTGATCACACCATTTTTCAATGCTTATTTGGATGTTTTTGTTGGAGCAATTCAAGCATTTGTCTTTATGACTTTAACAATTTCGTATTGGTCGCAAAGTGTTGAAAAAGAAGTTAAAGAAAAAGTTAAAAAACAAACTAAAAAAGTTAAAAAAGAATTATTGAATCAACAAACGAATTATGAAATTCAAAATAATGTCCAACCTCAACCTCAAATTTAA
- the atpG gene encoding ATP synthase F1 subunit gamma, with translation MASLQKIKHRISSINSTEKITKAMELIATAKFAKIKNDLDQVHSYYLSVRKIFYDLLRYSTPNIDVLLDESATLKYEKKRKLYIVFGSDLGLCGAFNTNMLKKINEVVTDEDIFITIGSKLLKMLQKRPNTHIIQTLTQTGDEPNYEIAKILAQKIYDVLQISDLSSISVIYTKYINAIDSEPVVREIYPITFLEEEKTEPMLDASSFEPNADEIIFNSFVMFFEASMYYAFYNSKLAEMSMRRTAMEQASDNALDLINDLKLEYNRNRQAKITQEITEIVGGASSE, from the coding sequence ATGGCAAGTTTACAAAAAATTAAACATAGAATTAGTTCAATTAATTCAACAGAAAAAATTACCAAGGCAATGGAATTAATAGCAACTGCAAAATTTGCTAAAATCAAAAATGATTTAGATCAAGTACATAGTTACTATTTAAGTGTTAGAAAAATCTTTTATGACTTACTTAGATATTCAACTCCCAACATTGATGTTTTATTAGATGAATCTGCGACTTTGAAATATGAAAAGAAAAGAAAACTTTACATTGTTTTTGGTTCAGATTTAGGACTTTGTGGCGCATTTAATACTAATATGCTTAAAAAAATCAATGAAGTTGTTACTGATGAAGATATTTTCATCACAATTGGTAGCAAATTGCTAAAAATGCTACAAAAACGTCCAAATACTCACATTATTCAAACATTAACTCAAACTGGCGATGAACCAAATTATGAAATTGCAAAAATTCTTGCACAAAAGATTTATGATGTCCTTCAAATCTCTGATTTATCATCAATCTCAGTTATTTACACTAAATATATTAATGCAATTGACTCAGAACCAGTTGTTCGTGAAATTTATCCAATCACATTTTTAGAAGAAGAAAAAACCGAACCCATGTTAGATGCATCTTCTTTTGAACCAAATGCTGATGAAATTATATTTAATTCATTTGTCATGTTTTTTGAAGCTTCAATGTATTATGCATTTTATAACTCAAAATTAGCTGAAATGAGTATGAGAAGAACAGCTATGGAACAAGCAAGTGATAATGCCCTAGATTTAATTAATGATTTAAAATTAGAGTATAACAGAAACCGTCAAGCTAAAATTACCCAAGAAATTACTGAAATTGTTGGTGGAGCTAGCTCAGAATAG
- the atpA gene encoding F0F1 ATP synthase subunit alpha, with protein MAIKPNDLSAIIKAQIKNFEQDVFFNEAGRVITVGDGIALVSGLENVEYGELVKFESGVFGMALSLEEDLVGIVVLGSDRSIVETDHVYRTKQVISTTVGDALLGRVVNAMASPIDGKGKIVSNIQRPIFKIAPGVMTREEVNEPLKTGLLLIDSMIPIGKGQRELIIGDRQTGKTAIAIDTILNQKGKDVYCIYVAIGQKSSTISQIVDNLAKQDAMKYTTIVSASASEPAPLQYIAPYTGITIAEEWMSKGKNVLIIYDDLSKHAVAYRTLSLLLRRPPGREAYPGDVFYLHSQLLERSGKLNKENCGGSITALPIVETQAEDISAYIPTNIISITDGQIFTKENLFNSGQRPAIDIGYSVSRVGSAAQTKLMKKIVSSLKLELAQYNEMQAFAQFGSDLDESTRDILSHGAKVYELLKQSQYSPYTEFEQIIILFTSKYRLINPIPKEQILKYKYELIKYFKQDPKANALIPKVEMAKDWINPLIKELWESINKFNKNFIGSIPYYKKENFKEVPPLELK; from the coding sequence ATGGCGATAAAACCAAATGATTTATCAGCAATTATCAAAGCACAAATCAAAAATTTTGAACAAGATGTCTTTTTTAATGAAGCTGGAAGAGTAATTACTGTCGGTGATGGAATTGCTTTAGTTTCTGGACTTGAAAACGTTGAATATGGAGAACTTGTTAAATTTGAGTCTGGTGTTTTTGGAATGGCTTTAAGTTTAGAAGAAGATTTAGTTGGTATTGTTGTTTTAGGATCTGATCGTTCAATTGTTGAAACTGACCATGTTTATCGTACCAAGCAAGTTATTTCAACAACTGTTGGTGATGCTTTATTAGGCAGAGTTGTTAATGCAATGGCTTCTCCTATTGATGGGAAAGGCAAAATTGTAAGTAACATTCAACGTCCTATTTTTAAAATAGCACCTGGAGTTATGACTCGGGAAGAAGTTAATGAACCATTAAAAACAGGTCTTTTATTAATTGATTCTATGATTCCTATTGGTAAAGGCCAACGTGAATTAATCATCGGTGATAGGCAAACTGGAAAAACTGCAATTGCAATTGATACAATCTTGAACCAAAAAGGTAAAGATGTTTATTGTATTTATGTTGCAATTGGACAAAAATCATCAACCATTTCACAAATTGTCGATAATTTAGCAAAACAAGATGCGATGAAATATACAACAATAGTATCAGCATCTGCATCAGAACCTGCACCTTTGCAATATATAGCACCATATACTGGAATTACTATTGCAGAAGAATGAATGTCAAAAGGTAAAAATGTTTTAATCATTTATGATGATTTATCAAAACATGCTGTCGCTTATCGGACATTATCATTATTACTACGTCGTCCACCTGGACGTGAAGCATATCCTGGTGATGTTTTCTATTTACACTCGCAACTTTTAGAACGTTCAGGAAAATTAAACAAAGAAAATTGTGGAGGTTCAATTACAGCCTTACCAATTGTTGAAACACAAGCAGAAGATATCTCAGCTTATATTCCAACTAATATTATTTCTATAACTGATGGTCAAATATTTACCAAAGAAAATTTATTTAATTCAGGTCAACGACCTGCAATTGATATAGGTTATTCTGTAAGTCGGGTAGGATCTGCTGCTCAAACTAAACTTATGAAAAAAATTGTTTCAAGTTTGAAACTTGAACTTGCACAATATAACGAAATGCAAGCATTTGCACAATTTGGATCAGATCTTGATGAATCAACTCGTGATATTTTAAGTCATGGTGCAAAGGTTTATGAACTTTTAAAACAAAGTCAATATTCACCTTACACTGAATTTGAACAAATTATTATCTTGTTTACTTCAAAATATAGATTAATTAATCCAATTCCAAAAGAACAAATTTTGAAATATAAATACGAATTAATTAAATATTTCAAACAAGATCCTAAAGCTAACGCTTTAATTCCAAAAGTTGAAATGGCAAAAGATTGAATTAATCCATTAATTAAGGAACTTTGAGAATCAATCAATAAATTTAATAAAAACTTTATTGGTTCAATTCCATATTATAAGAAAGAAAACTTTAAAGAAGTACCTCCTTTAGAATTAAAATAA
- a CDS encoding Mbov_0401 family ICE element transposase-like protein, whose amino-acid sequence MNILERNIFDKNISFTQKLYQEKINEINKSEEIFRTIVRKTLHPEWKIFRRMTRKYITIAGVFTLNLTMYEYRDKTNKLIRFTYYHDNFFKEFNHSKYQYDIVKLSIMLYLENKNPPAFLMHIWPSKQMIQHFIKKYKIDKEIEQLNAFRINEIRQELQQEKHNNLFVEMDDLFIKIQDKKSNEKLRIREAILHTKNNNKLSNILCLFFTKKCNEKITENNDLNYVISNIKKQLNILNSSNKNLILNGDGAPWMRQISKEIKASFSLDLFHIKHKINNTFGFSKFAPKEIKKHYKNWYSKYYKYGWKDLFDFAIQKGNNFNVFLEIMEQFQIESRKQNLPKNLKLLANNFFRYIIKNAEGIFNNDINFSSHTEHFVCHSFKSNVSKRYSIFSFRNVKIKVIYNNLLKGQATIFF is encoded by the coding sequence ATGAATATATTAGAACGAAACATATTTGATAAAAACATATCATTTACGCAAAAGCTTTATCAAGAAAAAATTAATGAAATAAATAAAAGTGAAGAAATCTTTAGAACTATTGTAAGAAAAACTTTGCACCCAGAATGAAAAATATTTCGAAGAATGACAAGAAAATATATTACTATTGCTGGAGTTTTTACATTAAATTTAACAATGTATGAATATAGAGATAAAACAAATAAACTAATAAGATTTACATATTATCATGACAATTTTTTTAAAGAATTTAATCACTCTAAATACCAATATGATATTGTTAAATTATCAATAATGTTATATCTAGAAAATAAAAATCCACCAGCATTTTTGATGCATATATGACCTTCTAAACAAATGATTCAACACTTTATTAAAAAGTACAAAATTGATAAAGAAATTGAACAATTAAATGCATTTAGAATTAACGAAATCAGACAAGAATTGCAACAGGAAAAACATAATAATTTATTTGTTGAAATGGATGATTTATTTATAAAAATACAAGATAAAAAATCGAATGAAAAACTAAGAATTAGAGAAGCTATTTTACATACTAAAAACAATAACAAATTATCAAATATTTTATGCTTATTTTTTACTAAAAAATGTAATGAAAAAATAACAGAAAATAATGATTTAAATTATGTAATTTCTAATATTAAAAAACAATTAAACATATTAAATTCTAGTAATAAAAATTTAATTCTAAACGGAGATGGAGCACCATGAATGAGGCAAATTTCAAAAGAAATAAAAGCTAGTTTTTCTTTAGATCTTTTTCACATAAAACACAAAATAAATAATACATTTGGGTTTAGTAAATTTGCACCTAAAGAAATTAAAAAACACTACAAAAATTGATACTCAAAATACTATAAATATGGGTGAAAAGATTTGTTCGATTTTGCAATACAAAAAGGAAATAATTTTAATGTATTTTTAGAAATTATGGAGCAGTTTCAAATTGAATCAAGGAAGCAAAATCTCCCTAAAAATTTAAAATTATTAGCTAATAATTTCTTTAGATACATTATAAAAAATGCTGAAGGAATATTTAATAATGACATCAATTTTAGTAGTCATACAGAGCATTTTGTATGTCATTCATTTAAGTCAAATGTATCGAAAAGATACTCAATATTCTCATTTAGAAATGTAAAAATCAAAGTTATTTACAATAATTTATTAAAAGGACAAGCTACTATATTTTTTTAG
- a CDS encoding F0F1 ATP synthase subunit delta, with amino-acid sequence MKNLNEIVYNWSYALLDLAKEENKLHDITSQVVEIEKVIKANKEYLRYLNTYSVAFETKSKLIDEAFSKFNKYVVNFIKLAIQANVAKYLLIIFKKYIEMANKELNIKHGTIYTTTKLTAAEIAKFEKKLSNRLKTEVHLVNQIDENLIAGIKIKVEDYIFENSIEAYLDNFQKQSSN; translated from the coding sequence ATGAAGAATTTAAACGAAATAGTTTATAACTGATCTTATGCTTTATTAGATTTAGCTAAAGAAGAAAACAAACTGCATGATATTACAAGTCAAGTAGTTGAAATTGAGAAAGTGATTAAAGCAAACAAGGAATATTTAAGATATTTAAACACTTATAGTGTTGCTTTTGAAACAAAATCAAAATTAATTGATGAAGCTTTTTCAAAATTTAATAAATATGTTGTTAATTTTATCAAATTAGCAATTCAAGCTAATGTTGCAAAATATTTATTAATTATATTTAAGAAATATATTGAAATGGCAAACAAAGAATTAAACATCAAACATGGAACAATTTATACAACAACTAAATTAACTGCAGCTGAAATTGCAAAATTTGAAAAAAAACTTTCTAATAGACTAAAAACTGAAGTTCATCTAGTAAATCAAATTGATGAAAATTTGATTGCAGGTATAAAAATAAAAGTTGAAGACTATATTTTTGAAAATTCTATTGAAGCATACTTAGACAATTTTCAAAAACAAAGTTCTAATTAA
- a CDS encoding ATP synthase subunit C, with product MENIINTFSPEKIKTGDSGLAYGLASVSAAVAVLGSSIASVAQGIGVAKAVEAIGRNPEAMSKIRSVMIIGLAIVETGSIYCFIIALLLIFV from the coding sequence ATGGAAAATATTATAAATACATTTAGTCCAGAAAAAATTAAAACAGGAGATAGTGGGCTTGCATATGGACTTGCATCAGTTTCTGCTGCTGTAGCAGTTTTAGGTTCATCAATTGCCTCAGTTGCACAAGGTATTGGTGTTGCTAAAGCCGTTGAAGCTATTGGAAGAAATCCAGAAGCTATGTCAAAAATCCGTTCAGTAATGATTATTGGTCTTGCTATTGTTGAAACTGGATCAATTTACTGTTTTATTATTGCTTTATTATTAATTTTCGTATAG
- a CDS encoding ATP-binding cassette domain-containing protein, whose amino-acid sequence MKLANFINENNETIFEAHNIFKSIKNKILLDNVTFKLVKKSFHVIIGHNGAGKSTLINICTGNDKNYNGDIYFKNEDINLVKIRKSFLYFNTNLSFPIWWNVLEYIKNFSYFFNNQILSTRKIIDKLTEYELEDKAKSNPNSLSSGEKKKLPIILIELLKPELVFLDEPDSNLDIDARKFIYQKLRNIANEGSSIFISSHYNNEVKDYADYVTFLKKGKVINSNNIENFKSFNNEPNNLIENRGDE is encoded by the coding sequence ATGAAACTCGCAAATTTTATTAATGAAAATAATGAGACTATATTTGAGGCTCATAATATTTTTAAGTCCATAAAAAATAAAATTTTGTTAGATAATGTTACATTTAAATTAGTTAAAAAATCTTTTCATGTAATTATTGGGCATAATGGTGCTGGTAAGTCCACATTGATTAATATTTGTACTGGTAATGATAAAAATTATAATGGCGATATTTATTTTAAAAACGAAGATATTAATTTAGTTAAAATAAGAAAAAGTTTTTTATATTTTAATACGAATCTTTCATTCCCTATTTGATGAAATGTATTAGAGTATATTAAAAACTTTTCTTATTTTTTTAATAATCAAATTTTATCTACAAGAAAAATAATTGATAAATTAACTGAATATGAACTAGAAGATAAAGCTAAGTCTAATCCTAATTCTCTTTCATCTGGTGAAAAGAAAAAATTACCAATAATCTTAATAGAATTATTGAAACCAGAACTTGTTTTTTTAGATGAACCTGATTCAAATTTAGATATTGATGCTAGAAAATTTATTTATCAAAAACTAAGAAACATTGCTAATGAAGGTAGTTCTATTTTTATTTCCAGTCATTATAATAATGAAGTTAAAGACTATGCTGATTATGTTACTTTTCTTAAAAAAGGAAAAGTTATTAACTCTAATAATATTGAAAATTTCAAAAGTTTTAATAACGAACCTAATAACTTAATTGAAAATAGGGGAGATGAGTAA
- a CDS encoding PhoH family protein: protein MIGISEIANKICNNYPILAREYLGIDISTNNIMEINDFVKAYNSNKFVSAIDKPFLFRNEEMLEIENAFKEHDIVILNGFAGCGKTHLALHYISEYTKNNNIKAYCIRDMNLPIYQDLKIYINKNSCIARTDILHITLILLL from the coding sequence TTGATTGGAATTTCCGAAATTGCTAATAAAATATGTAACAATTATCCCATTTTGGCACGTGAATATTTAGGAATAGATATTAGTACTAATAATATTATGGAAATTAATGATTTCGTTAAAGCATATAATTCAAATAAATTTGTTTCTGCAATTGATAAACCTTTTTTATTTAGAAATGAAGAAATGTTAGAAATAGAAAACGCTTTTAAAGAACATGATATCGTTATTTTGAATGGTTTTGCAGGATGCGGAAAAACACACTTAGCGTTACATTATATTAGTGAATATACGAAAAATAATAACATAAAAGCATATTGTATTAGAGACATGAACTTGCCAATATACCAAGATTTAAAAATATATATAAATAAAAATTCTTGCATAGCAAGAACTGATATTTTACATATTACGTTAATTTTGTTGTTGTAA
- a CDS encoding ATP synthase subunit B has protein sequence MINASKTITDKINEIFDGLKVSWPYFVFSLIALGLLTLMITFLVYKPVKKMLKQRQTFIQNNIDESIKAKEKALETQENIDKQIIEANLKVSNILTEAKSESEKIINDGISKAEKQGEMLIEQANILVEKKYAEFEKVQKKIIVENAVELAKKILKRELKDKDNKKLVQELLES, from the coding sequence ATGATTAATGCTTCAAAAACTATTACTGACAAAATTAATGAAATTTTTGATGGTCTTAAAGTTAGCTGACCATATTTTGTGTTTTCATTAATTGCATTAGGTCTTTTAACTTTAATGATTACATTTTTGGTTTACAAACCTGTTAAAAAAATGTTAAAACAAAGACAAACATTTATTCAAAATAACATTGATGAATCAATTAAAGCAAAAGAAAAAGCATTGGAAACGCAAGAAAATATTGATAAACAAATTATTGAAGCAAATTTAAAGGTGTCAAATATCTTAACTGAAGCTAAATCTGAAAGTGAAAAGATTATTAATGATGGTATTAGTAAAGCTGAAAAGCAAGGAGAAATGTTAATTGAACAAGCTAATATCTTAGTTGAAAAGAAATATGCTGAATTTGAAAAAGTTCAAAAGAAAATCATTGTTGAAAACGCAGTTGAACTCGCTAAGAAAATTCTAAAACGTGAACTTAAAGACAAAGATAATAAAAAACTTGTTCAAGAACTTTTAGAAAGCTAG